One Streptomyces fagopyri DNA window includes the following coding sequences:
- a CDS encoding prenyltransferase/squalene oxidase repeat-containing protein, producing MSRHVKIRRATLTTAAALGALVLTALPAAATSTPAQIATSKTNGVTYLKSLQAADGSYAGSGLSNEWAFSAFASAGTAAVDVTPGGDASKNARTVYRNLLATSAWPSATPVVTDYERATLNGYAAGIDPARVSASRNLVADIYSYWQTAEAGYFGPSANFNGTVFAALALNGAKTQAGGQRIPQSLRDSMIARLRANQHNDGGWNYSKAEGNATQLAATSDIDMTGAAMAALCVSGVPNTDTDIVQAKTFLKGKLVAGSGAFNSMFGVNTDSNGWAVSGLNACGINPQTGDFLTSMGKTPVDFLIAQQFNPGGGFKYLPSDTTPSAYASVDGLRAVAGGGFTATPPTPVTSGAPQWVGQSTFTSGTATKLALTVDDGAGGLKVCSVSLTPTGTTTTLGAVLDAATSAATPAGCVTGVTPSSGTGTITTVNGKANSGSNTWKVSVDGSSFAAATRQQVINVGDTIAVRWGA from the coding sequence ATGTCCCGTCATGTGAAAATCCGTCGTGCCACGCTCACGACGGCCGCCGCCCTCGGCGCCCTCGTCCTCACCGCTCTTCCCGCGGCGGCGACGTCGACCCCCGCTCAGATCGCCACATCGAAGACGAACGGTGTGACGTATCTCAAGTCGCTCCAGGCCGCGGATGGTTCGTACGCGGGGTCCGGATTGTCCAACGAGTGGGCCTTCAGCGCCTTCGCCAGCGCCGGAACCGCGGCGGTGGATGTGACGCCGGGCGGCGACGCAAGCAAGAACGCGAGAACCGTCTACCGGAACCTGTTGGCGACCTCCGCGTGGCCGTCGGCCACCCCCGTAGTGACCGACTACGAGCGGGCCACCCTGAACGGATACGCGGCAGGCATCGACCCGGCCCGCGTCTCCGCCTCCCGTAACCTGGTCGCCGACATCTACAGCTATTGGCAGACCGCGGAGGCCGGCTACTTCGGTCCGTCCGCCAACTTCAACGGAACCGTCTTCGCGGCCCTGGCCCTCAACGGCGCCAAGACGCAGGCCGGTGGGCAGCGAATCCCCCAGTCCCTGCGCGACTCGATGATCGCCCGGCTGCGCGCCAACCAGCACAACGACGGCGGCTGGAACTACAGCAAGGCCGAAGGCAACGCGACCCAACTCGCCGCAACCAGCGACATCGACATGACCGGCGCCGCGATGGCCGCGCTGTGCGTCTCCGGGGTCCCCAACACGGACACCGACATCGTCCAGGCCAAGACGTTCCTCAAGGGCAAACTGGTCGCGGGCAGCGGCGCGTTCAACTCCATGTTCGGAGTCAACACGGACTCCAACGGCTGGGCCGTCTCGGGACTCAACGCCTGCGGCATCAACCCGCAGACCGGTGACTTCCTCACTTCCATGGGCAAGACACCCGTCGATTTCCTGATTGCCCAGCAGTTCAACCCGGGCGGCGGCTTCAAGTACCTGCCGAGTGACACGACCCCGTCGGCGTACGCGTCGGTCGACGGTCTGCGGGCCGTCGCGGGCGGCGGTTTCACCGCCACCCCGCCGACCCCCGTAACCTCGGGCGCACCGCAGTGGGTCGGCCAGAGCACCTTCACCTCGGGCACGGCGACGAAGCTGGCGCTGACCGTCGACGACGGCGCGGGCGGCCTCAAGGTGTGCTCGGTGTCCCTCACCCCTACCGGCACGACGACGACACTCGGCGCTGTGCTCGACGCCGCGACGAGCGCAGCCACACCCGCGGGCTGCGTCACGGGCGTGACGCCCTCATCCGGCACCGGCACGATCACCACGGTCAACGGCAAGGCCAACAGCGGCTCCAACACCTGGAAGGTCAGCGTCGACGGCTCCTCCTTCGCCGCGGCCACCCGCCAGCAGGTGATCAACGTCGGCGACACGATCGCGGTGCGCTGGGGCGCCTGA
- a CDS encoding prenyltransferase/squalene oxidase repeat-containing protein yields the protein MVSPAAADPLGDCTATKGAVVAVDFGPFGGPVERGCDTTPTTGYDLLHEGGFNTTGTEHDGPAFICRIGAGSFNSGTQYPTPDKDDCVLTPPATAYWSYWTASPGQDDWTYSQYGAMDRKLGDGDVDAWVYGGTDIGGSTGQPTFTPDDVRAGGTDTPDPGNTPTGAPGDVDLAAAGAWLKGSLVDGERIVDDGADTPNHLLTTETAYALAAADRKDATVSKIAAFLAAHTDDYAYLAGKDEAPDATAAARLALLAEITGQDPTGFGGHDLIGDLKKNVCAAGPESGEATPGCTAKGDFRNATYADGQALSVLALLRAGVTPPADTVERLTQVQCKDGGVTSILIRPGEYCDGDPATTGLVALVLQKAGGHDDEVAEARVYLKKAQREDGSFPGYTGATTGSVAATAYAAQALRALGDTGRADSAVGWLSRQQLVGGGFGFEEGATDPALYPTPPAVLAGAGTSLVTLTTKSSDPTEPPTSEPPTSQQPTGPAPGDGPDLKKGVAYLTSAANLRQGQYYTTGTGSSRADFGLTIDGAYALAATGLNNAKLRGIVDFLDKGGKDGEGRTVQDWTGSGTPYAAGGSIGKTALLAEAVGRDPRDFGGQDLIDALDRAVCTKPSTAPDRSCAAKGAYTYAPSVFSQSLAVMAQLRAGEKTAAEEPIAYLESLQHDNGAWPSLIPSTNDFDVDSTVMAAMTLDLVGGDTADKAVDKALDWIASKQLAGGGFPGAAGDSVNSAALAVQGLSLDAESYRAEITEARKFLAGQQNADGGFNVAKDGQRGSDLRASTQAVGGATGISFGVLVRDLSGTSAQPTPSPSGSLPEIITPGDTAGSAGGTGGTGGGVLASTGAQVSALAGIALILVLAGWRTVVAARRRADMGGRP from the coding sequence ATGGTGTCTCCCGCGGCGGCGGATCCTCTCGGGGACTGCACCGCGACCAAGGGCGCCGTCGTCGCCGTCGACTTCGGTCCCTTCGGCGGACCGGTGGAACGCGGTTGCGACACCACCCCGACGACCGGCTACGACCTGCTGCACGAGGGCGGCTTCAATACGACCGGGACCGAGCACGACGGCCCGGCCTTCATCTGCCGCATCGGCGCCGGTTCCTTCAACTCCGGCACCCAGTATCCGACTCCGGACAAGGACGACTGCGTCCTCACCCCACCGGCCACCGCCTACTGGTCGTACTGGACCGCCTCCCCGGGACAGGACGACTGGACCTACAGCCAGTACGGCGCGATGGACCGCAAGCTGGGGGACGGAGACGTCGACGCCTGGGTGTACGGCGGCACCGACATCGGCGGCAGCACCGGACAGCCCACGTTCACTCCGGACGACGTACGCGCCGGCGGCACCGACACCCCGGACCCGGGGAACACGCCCACCGGCGCCCCGGGCGACGTCGACCTGGCGGCGGCCGGCGCATGGCTGAAGGGCAGTCTCGTCGACGGTGAGCGCATCGTCGACGACGGCGCCGACACGCCGAACCACCTGCTCACCACGGAGACGGCGTACGCCCTGGCCGCCGCCGACAGGAAAGACGCAACCGTCAGCAAGATCGCGGCGTTCCTCGCCGCCCACACCGATGATTACGCCTACCTCGCGGGCAAGGACGAGGCCCCCGACGCCACCGCCGCCGCCCGACTCGCCCTCCTCGCCGAGATCACCGGCCAGGACCCGACCGGCTTCGGCGGCCACGACCTGATCGGCGACCTGAAGAAGAACGTCTGCGCCGCGGGCCCCGAATCCGGTGAAGCCACCCCGGGCTGCACCGCAAAGGGAGACTTCCGCAACGCGACCTATGCCGACGGCCAGGCCCTGTCCGTTCTGGCCCTGCTGCGCGCCGGCGTGACGCCCCCGGCCGACACCGTCGAACGCCTCACCCAGGTCCAGTGCAAGGACGGCGGCGTCACCAGCATCCTCATCCGGCCCGGCGAGTACTGCGACGGAGACCCGGCCACCACCGGTCTCGTGGCGCTCGTCCTGCAGAAGGCCGGTGGTCACGATGACGAAGTCGCCGAAGCCCGCGTATACCTGAAGAAGGCCCAGCGCGAGGACGGCTCGTTCCCCGGCTACACCGGCGCCACCACCGGCAGCGTCGCCGCGACCGCCTACGCCGCCCAGGCACTGCGGGCCCTCGGTGACACCGGCCGCGCCGACTCGGCGGTCGGCTGGCTGTCGCGGCAGCAACTCGTCGGCGGTGGTTTCGGGTTCGAGGAGGGAGCCACCGACCCCGCCCTCTACCCGACCCCGCCTGCGGTCCTCGCCGGGGCGGGCACCAGCCTGGTCACCCTCACCACCAAGAGCAGCGACCCCACCGAGCCGCCCACCAGCGAACCCCCCACCTCCCAGCAGCCCACCGGCCCGGCGCCAGGTGACGGCCCCGACCTGAAGAAGGGCGTCGCCTACCTCACCAGCGCCGCCAACCTCCGGCAGGGCCAGTACTACACCACCGGAACCGGCTCCTCCCGCGCGGACTTCGGGCTGACCATCGACGGTGCCTACGCGCTCGCCGCCACCGGCCTGAACAACGCCAAGCTGCGCGGCATCGTCGACTTCCTCGACAAGGGCGGCAAGGACGGCGAGGGCCGCACGGTGCAGGACTGGACCGGCAGCGGCACCCCCTACGCGGCGGGCGGATCCATCGGGAAGACCGCTCTCCTCGCCGAGGCGGTGGGCCGTGACCCGCGCGACTTCGGCGGACAGGACCTCATCGACGCCTTGGACAGGGCCGTCTGCACGAAGCCGAGCACCGCGCCCGACCGTTCCTGTGCCGCCAAGGGCGCCTACACCTACGCCCCTTCGGTGTTCTCCCAGTCCCTCGCCGTGATGGCGCAGCTCCGCGCCGGCGAGAAGACGGCAGCCGAGGAACCGATCGCCTACCTGGAGAGCCTTCAGCACGACAACGGCGCCTGGCCGAGCCTGATCCCGTCCACGAACGACTTCGACGTGGACTCCACCGTCATGGCCGCCATGACCCTGGACCTGGTCGGCGGAGACACGGCGGACAAGGCCGTGGACAAGGCCCTCGACTGGATCGCCTCGAAGCAGCTGGCCGGCGGAGGCTTCCCCGGCGCCGCGGGCGACTCGGTGAACTCGGCCGCGCTCGCGGTGCAGGGACTGTCCCTGGATGCCGAGTCCTACCGTGCCGAGATCACCGAGGCGCGCAAGTTCCTCGCCGGACAGCAGAACGCCGACGGCGGCTTCAACGTGGCCAAGGACGGCCAGCGCGGATCCGACCTGCGGGCCTCCACCCAAGCCGTCGGCGGTGCGACGGGCATCTCCTTCGGTGTCCTGGTACGCGACCTCAGCGGCACGTCCGCGCAGCCCACCCCAAGTCCCAGCGGCAGCCTCCCGGAGATCATCACCCCGGGGGACACGGCCGGCTCCGCCGGTGGCACCGGGGGCACGGGGGGCGGCGTGCTCGCCTCCACCGGTGCCCAGGTCAGCGCGCTGGCCGGCATCGCCCTGATCCTCGTTCTCGCCGGCTGGCGCACCGTCGTCGCCGCCCGCCGCCGTGCCGACATGGGAGGTCGCCCGTGA